One Nocardia iowensis DNA window includes the following coding sequences:
- a CDS encoding VOC family protein: protein MSTRLACVVFDADRPRFIADFWAELLGWGVTIDRPDEVDVAAPDPDGVDLALTFLPAARAKNGKNRIHLDLASRSIDHQRVQVDRALSLGARRIDIGQGAVPWVVLADPEGNEFCVLEPREEYVDTGAVAAIVVDTRDPVRLAEFWSTASGWPVAHGGEQIAGLRSATGLGSWLEFVRTPDEKSGRNLLHLNVASFDDQAAEVARLRAAGATPIDQADVNPGKALGLTLADPETNEFCLLRPARDCSTV, encoded by the coding sequence ATGTCCACCCGCCTGGCGTGTGTCGTGTTCGATGCAGACCGGCCGCGGTTCATCGCGGACTTCTGGGCCGAGCTGCTCGGCTGGGGTGTGACCATCGACCGTCCCGATGAAGTCGACGTGGCGGCGCCCGACCCCGACGGCGTCGATCTCGCCCTCACCTTCCTGCCCGCGGCGCGAGCGAAGAACGGCAAGAACCGCATTCACCTCGACCTGGCCAGCCGCTCGATCGACCATCAACGCGTGCAGGTCGATCGTGCGCTGTCGCTCGGTGCCCGCCGCATCGACATCGGACAGGGCGCGGTGCCGTGGGTGGTGCTCGCCGATCCCGAGGGCAACGAATTCTGTGTGCTGGAGCCGCGGGAAGAGTACGTGGACACCGGCGCCGTCGCGGCCATTGTGGTGGACACCCGAGATCCGGTGCGGCTGGCCGAATTCTGGTCGACCGCCTCCGGCTGGCCGGTCGCGCACGGCGGCGAGCAGATCGCCGGGCTGCGATCGGCGACCGGACTCGGCTCGTGGCTTGAGTTCGTGCGCACCCCCGACGAGAAGTCGGGCCGCAACCTGCTGCATCTGAATGTGGCCTCGTTCGACGACCAGGCGGCCGAGGTGGCCCGGCTGCGTGCCGCCGGTGCCACCCCGATCGATCAGGCCGACGTGAATCCGGGAAAGGCGCTCGGCCTCACCCTGGCCGACCCCGAAACCAATGAGTTCTGCCTGCTGCGACCCGCCCGCGACTGTTCGACGGTGTAA
- a CDS encoding NTP transferase domain-containing protein, with amino-acid sequence MTAADAIVLAGGRASRMGGVDKPAIVIGGRSMLDAALAAVASCAHTVVVGPHRPELAPEIKQVREVPPGSGPVAAIGAGLGALGSAAPLVVVLAADLPFLSAWSVTELTRHICESGADAVFAADESGRPQYLIGVWRRTALAAALDNLDSLINQPMKALIPADSAIIALPGVADCDTEEEVRKARESVAADPAPALALDEARKILRDNLSRLTSYEADLRLVRGAALAAPLAAVGPLPRFDVSAMDGYAVAGDGPWRLRRDIGFAGGQRPVGLLPGEAVRIATGAHVPDGTTSVVRDEFVRVAPDDILHRLPDTPIRDDVRRRGEDRNPGDLVAPQGAPVTAALISAAASVEVTAGSVRGPVRARIVMTGDEIRSEGPLHAGQTRDSIGPILPDLLSWYGIRTADRVHLRDTPNGFDEVLTAATECDLLVIVGATGGGAADQLRAAVARTSARILVRRLRLRPGGSTIVAELVTGTTVLGLPGNPFAAVATLMALAPAVVEGRTGSSARRTLLGPLHNAAEISGPVPRIVPARYAPPGGWLGDPHIRTAHLGGLVDRDGLVIVPADATDGATVEFLPLLG; translated from the coding sequence TTGACCGCCGCGGACGCGATCGTGCTCGCGGGCGGGCGGGCCAGCCGCATGGGCGGTGTCGACAAACCCGCGATCGTCATCGGTGGTCGGTCCATGCTCGACGCGGCCTTGGCCGCCGTCGCCTCGTGTGCGCACACGGTCGTGGTCGGACCCCATCGGCCCGAGCTGGCGCCGGAGATAAAGCAGGTACGTGAGGTGCCGCCGGGGTCAGGGCCGGTGGCGGCGATCGGCGCCGGGCTGGGCGCGCTCGGCTCGGCGGCGCCGCTCGTGGTGGTGCTCGCGGCCGACCTGCCGTTCCTGTCCGCCTGGTCGGTCACCGAATTGACCAGGCATATCTGTGAATCCGGTGCCGACGCGGTATTCGCGGCGGACGAATCGGGACGACCGCAGTACCTGATCGGGGTGTGGCGGCGCACCGCGTTGGCGGCGGCGCTCGACAATCTGGATTCACTGATCAATCAGCCGATGAAGGCGCTGATCCCCGCCGATTCCGCGATCATCGCGCTGCCCGGTGTCGCCGACTGCGATACCGAGGAGGAGGTGCGCAAGGCGCGCGAGTCGGTTGCCGCCGACCCGGCGCCCGCGCTTGCCCTGGACGAGGCACGGAAGATTCTGCGCGACAACCTCTCCCGGCTCACGTCCTACGAGGCGGACCTGCGGTTGGTGCGGGGCGCGGCGCTCGCTGCGCCGTTGGCGGCCGTCGGGCCGCTGCCGCGCTTCGATGTCTCGGCGATGGACGGTTACGCGGTGGCGGGCGACGGGCCGTGGCGGTTGCGCCGCGATATCGGGTTCGCGGGCGGCCAGCGCCCGGTCGGGTTGCTGCCCGGCGAGGCGGTGCGCATCGCCACCGGCGCGCACGTGCCGGACGGCACCACCAGCGTGGTCCGCGACGAATTCGTCCGGGTGGCACCGGATGACATCCTGCACCGCCTGCCGGACACCCCGATCCGGGATGATGTACGGCGCCGCGGCGAAGATCGCAACCCCGGCGATCTCGTTGCGCCGCAGGGGGCTCCGGTGACCGCCGCGTTGATTTCCGCAGCGGCGAGCGTAGAGGTGACCGCGGGCTCAGTGCGCGGGCCGGTGCGGGCCCGCATCGTCATGACCGGCGACGAGATCCGCAGCGAGGGGCCGCTGCACGCGGGCCAGACCCGCGACTCGATCGGGCCGATCCTGCCGGACCTGCTGTCCTGGTACGGGATTCGCACCGCCGACCGGGTGCATCTACGGGACACGCCGAACGGCTTCGATGAAGTACTCACCGCGGCGACCGAGTGCGATCTGCTGGTGATCGTCGGCGCGACCGGCGGCGGCGCGGCCGACCAGTTGCGCGCCGCGGTGGCCCGCACCTCCGCACGAATCCTGGTGCGGCGGCTACGGCTACGGCCCGGCGGTTCCACGATTGTCGCCGAACTGGTAACCGGCACAACCGTTCTCGGGCTACCCGGCAATCCGTTCGCCGCCGTCGCCACCCTCATGGCGCTGGCACCCGCCGTGGTCGAAGGCCGCACCGGCAGTTCTGCCCGCCGCACGCTGCTCGGCCCACTGCACAACGCCGCCGAGATTTCCGGCCCGGTCCCCCGCATCGTCCCCGCGCGCTACGCCCCGCCGGGCGGCTGGCTCGGCGACCCGCACATCCGCACCGCCCACCTCGGCGGTCTCGTCGATAGGGACGGCCTGGTCATCGTCCCGGCCGATGCCACCGACGGCGCGACGGTCGAGTTCCTGCCGCTGCTTGGCTAG
- a CDS encoding methyltransferase domain-containing protein produces MGRSFEDLVTEADAVSVAGWDFGWLDGRASEQRPSWGYQRLLGERLGKVAAALDIQTGGGEVLAGAGNFPPLMAATESWPPNIAEATRLLHPLGVVLVADPDEPPLPFGDNAFDLVVSRHPVTVWWAEIARVLRPSGTYLAQHVGEASVFELVEYFLGAQPEEIRKRRNPNDDRAAAEAAGLDIVDLRYERLRIEFGDIGAVVYFLRKVQWMVPDFTVDRYRDRLSALHEEIEANGPFVAHSTRFLIEARKP; encoded by the coding sequence ATGGGACGCAGCTTCGAGGACCTGGTGACCGAAGCCGACGCGGTGTCGGTGGCCGGTTGGGATTTCGGCTGGCTCGACGGGCGAGCCAGTGAGCAGCGGCCGTCCTGGGGATATCAGCGGCTGCTCGGCGAGCGGCTCGGAAAAGTGGCCGCGGCACTGGATATCCAGACCGGCGGCGGCGAGGTGCTGGCCGGTGCGGGGAACTTTCCGCCGCTGATGGCGGCGACCGAGTCGTGGCCGCCGAACATCGCCGAGGCGACGCGATTGCTGCATCCGCTCGGGGTGGTGCTGGTCGCGGACCCGGATGAACCGCCATTGCCGTTCGGGGACAATGCGTTCGATCTGGTGGTCAGCAGGCATCCGGTGACCGTCTGGTGGGCGGAGATCGCCAGGGTGCTGCGGCCGTCCGGCACTTATCTGGCTCAACATGTCGGCGAGGCAAGCGTTTTCGAACTCGTCGAGTATTTCCTCGGCGCGCAGCCCGAGGAAATACGTAAGCGCCGCAATCCGAATGACGATCGAGCCGCGGCGGAAGCCGCCGGACTCGACATCGTCGATCTTCGATACGAACGGTTGCGCATCGAGTTCGGGGATATCGGCGCGGTCGTGTACTTCCTGCGGAAGGTGCAGTGGATGGTTCCGGACTTCACGGTCGACCGGTACCGCGACCGGCTCTCGGCGCTGCACGAGGAGATCGAAGCAAATGGTCCGTTCGTCGCCCACTCGACCCGATTCCTAATCGAAGCACGCAAGCCTTAA